TAGGTGATCACAAGGAATAAAGAGGATGCTCCCAGAATGATACTGTAAAAAGTACCAAGAGAATTATTGTTTGCCAGGCTAAAGATCAGTAGATGTAGTGCAGCATTGCAGGAGCTGTACACGGTACTGATCTAATTCTTTCCTTTCAATTACAATTCCATGACTATTAACATCCTCCCTCTGACCCCAACACCTTTTCTACTCAAAATCTCTGTGCTTAACTCAGGACCAAGAACCAGactttaaaaaccaaaagacAACTCATACATCACCTGTAGTAATTCAGACACAGAAGCACACAGAGTGCCAGGCTGAGTTGTCCCCCAAGAAAAACCAAGGACTGAAAAGTCGAGATATCTCCAGCTGCCAGGGGTCTGCTTGCTGTCCTTGCAAcctaaaaaatggaaaaaatattaccaCTAGGTACATCTGTAACTGATGGGCAATTTacaatgtttttttcctattttctgaaGAGAAACGAAAAGGTCCTAATTctgttgtttgcttttgtttctctctaATGGCATTTTCAGAATCCAGTCCCATTGATGTGGAGTTAATAGCTGTGAAAAGACATTTAATCACAACTGGGATACAGTGGAGTTTAGAAACTCTGTCTGGAGCAAGAAATCATACAAGGTAAACTGAAGACAGAAAcatgtaacagaaaaaaagttaaaataaatggtGAATACTTGCCAAAGGTTACCAACACCAAAAAAACTTCAAATGACTGAATTtcacctcaacatgaggaagaacttctctacactgggggtggcagagcactggaataggctgcccagggaaattgtgtagtctccctctctggagacattccaaacccCACCTGAAcatgttcctgtgtcacctgctccaggtgaccctgccttggcaggttggactggatgatctccagaggtgccttACAACCTAACAATTCCATGAAATTGTGCATGTTGATGAAAATGGTGTCAAGTCTATTCAATGAGGTTCAAAAGCCAACTTTTACAGAATATTCTGTACATAAAAAGTATCTTGCCTATGCTTGAATAATGTGAATTTAAATAAACCCTTTTAGCTTGTTCTCCCCTCTGCCATCAGGCTATGCTGACATCAAATACTGTTTTTGGAGCAGTAAACATGCACTTAACATACCTGTGACCAATTCCACTGCACAGTGCAACCAAACATGGGATGCTTCACTTAAAGAAAGTATGTCCCAAATAATCAGTAACACAAAATCTAAACCCCAAACCACCATCACCTACACCAACCAACTCCTGCTGTTGGCCTGGCCTCTATGGCACCTGTGCTGAAGGAACCCTTTTAAGGTACGCCAGAAAAAGGTGTGAaggcaatttttaaaactttctatCTCACCACATCACATAATGCACAAATTAAACCATTATATTGAAATTCCCTCTTACTTATCACATCCCCACatcaaatctgaaaaaaatacaggaagagcaaacagcatCACCAGGATGCTTCCCTCCAAGCCTGAACCTGTGCACGTTTCAGAATCTCCCACTGGGCACTGCCTTTTACTTATTTCCCTCTTCTGAACAAATGGGAGATGATAAATGAAAACATATAACATAACAGAAGGAGATTAGCTCACGGCTGGGCATGATACTCTGAACAGCCAAAATTcaaaaaatacaacaataaaaggaaatgctgctcctaaaattagggggaaaaaagtcattCTTGGATAGATTGTCACTAGCAAGTGTAGCAAAAATATGTTACTTGGTTTGTTCTATGGTGCAAAACAAGGTTGAAAAATAAACTTGTTCAAGTACTGCCTAAAGCAAACAACAGGGTGTATTTTATCTTACACAGAGGTGAGTATTCTAGAAGACATACTACAGTCCTggacagagaaataaaatactttctacTGGTTTTGGAGGAAGTGTAAACAAATTAATTGCGTGCATCTCGGACAGAAACATGGAGGAATTCCTGAAGCTGGAGCCTGCACTCATCAAGGAATCACTAGTGATGTTCATGTACTTCAGTGCCTTTAGAATCCTTGGTGTGTGGCTGAGAAAAAACAGCATGTGTTAAGTGAAGTTTCTCTccctggagacattcaaaatcCATTTGGATGCGTTCCTGTGTAACTTGCTCTAGGTGAGTTGGCCTTGGCAAGGGGGTTGAGCTAGATCATCTCCTGGATCCCTTTTCTAACCCTAAAAATTCTGTTGATTCTGTGATGATGGAGATGAATGGGCACATGCTTGGTTCTCTGAATCACAGAAGGGCTAGGGCTGGaaggggaccttaaagatcacctcattccaaccCTCGTGCTGTGGACATGGACACTTTttactagaccaggttacttGCAGCCCCATCTaacttggccttgaacacttccagcgATGGGCCGGCCtaaaacttctctgggcaacctattccaatgcctcaccaccctcagagtgaagaacttcttcctaataactaatctaaacctgctctttCAATTTGAAGCCATacccccttgtcctgtccctgcacgCTGGTGTAAGCGGCCTCGCCCCATGGTTCGCTACCTGTCTGTCATAGTCGCGGTCCCACATGTCATTGATGGTGCAGCCGGCCCCTCGCATGAGCACGGCTCCCACGCCGAACAGGGACAGCATGCGCCAGTCCGGGAGGCAGCCGGGCGCGGCCGCCAGCCCGATGCTCCAGGTACACGGCAGGTACAGCAGCCACGTCCCTGCGGGGAGACAAAACCCGCGGGCGGGCTCAGCGGGGAACGGGAGGCAACGGGGGGCCCGCGGCCCCGACCCTCCCCGCCGCGCTCACCGGCGGGCTGGTGCAGGCGCATGAGCCGCAAGTACGGCTgcagcggggccggcgcggCGCGCACCAGCTCGGCCGCCGAGAAGCTGCGCGGCCCCGGGGGTGCGGCGGGGCGGCGGAACAGcagcggcggggcggcggcggcggcggcggcgaggggcgggcgggcggcgcggagCCCGAGTGTGTCCCGGAGCCCGGGGACACCCCGGCACAACCGCGCCAGCAGCGCCGCCGCCATCTTAGCGCCGCCCCGCTGCCGGCGGGACGGAGTCTCGCGGCACTGCGCATGCGCGGCGGCCCTGGGCACCCCGCGCCGGGGCTGAGGCGGGGGATTGGTGTGTTCTCCGTGAAATCCTCGACCTCGAAACTTAACGTGATCGTTCTTAACATTCGTGTCATCTCCAAGAGCTTTCCTCACTGTaggtaattaaaaaagaaaaaaatcagatttcccATGCGGCCTTTGTGTCTCTTCTCCTCGCTCACTCAGTTCTCCCACCATCTGTGTGAGGGACTGAAATGCTGGGGGTTAATGATTCCAAGAACCAGCGAGTTCCAAAAGCAGCGCGGTCTTGGCTGAGGCCGGGTTTGCACTCTCCGAGCcggaggggaggaggagagggctTGGGATGTGTGTTGGGAAATCTCAGACCCGCATAGGAGCAGCCCGGGTGGCCGTAACAAACACACCTTCGCTTACAACAGGGGAGGTacctgggcattcccacctgAACCAGACTGTGTATTAACCCATTGAACTTCATGTTTCAGGGGCTTCCGCCACCCCTGATGGATCAAGACTGCGATCATCACGCATGAAAATTCAATGCATCAATTAAGTCTTGTTGCTGGGTCCAGAGGTGGTGTTATCTGTGCAGAAAAATTCACAgcaccagaggtttatgtccaaaaaggagacagagaagtCCTCTGTCtttattccaaaaaaaaagtggggggcggggggggggggaggcaTGGACATTCTCGTGGCGCCTCTCAAGTTTTTGGAGGACGTAGCTTTCTTTTAATCCTATGTTCCCGGCCACATGaccctcttcctttccccactgACTGAGGTACTTGGGAGGTACAGGCTGTCCAAATCACCTAATACAAATCTCCTTCTAGTATGCACACACACTCCACACCCCCCCGCCGCCTTTTCTTTGTATCTCTAAGTCCAGGATTTTAATACGGCCTTAGATGAGGAAGTCTCTGTCTGAAATTTATGGTTACTCCCGTTGCTTCTTTCACCTATCAGCATCTAGCTTTTCCTACAGGCATGCTCAcagtttgtttgtaaagacacaTTCTTCTCATTCCCTTCATATCTTCCCACTGTTttgtcctttctctttcttttccttatatattttcttaaattctatctttatattttctatGGTTATATTTCCATAGATAATACCCGAAATGGCTGCATACTTCCTTTCCATAGTTCTAAATTAAACCTGCTATACATAAACACTGGTCATTCATGTGTCATTTCACTCTTCTCTACCCCAAGGGACCCATTAACAAGAACCTCAGTTACCTCACCTTCAGGGTCATAGCACCAACCAATGAGTTATTGCACAAACCAGAGAGCAGAGGACAGAACCATAAAACCTTTGCTTTTCATGGCATGGTTTCAGTGTCTGTGTCCTCAGATCTGCTGCTAAAAGATTCCTTGGGGAGTTCATTGTCCCTCTAGAGTATAAATTCTTTTGCATTATACACTTCCTTCAGCTTGAATCACTCACACACTGGTAGAAAACAATGGAAACCATTTTGAACTTTAATTTCCCAAGATGCTAACTAGCAGGAGGAAGTGAAATATGAATGCGATTCAGCCCCCCGAGGTTTACGACATTCACAGAGGAATAAAAGCCCCAGAGATAAGGGTGGGGCAGGCATTGGTCCTGTGAGGGTGATGTTCACGTCTCTTTCAGACCATAGCTTCCTTGGAGTGCTGGGATCCAGCATCTTTCCCAGTCCCTGCACTTTTGTCCCTCTTGCTCTGTTTGTGTAGAGCTAACAGTAGCTATTAGCTTGATGTGCAGTACCTTGTAAAGAGAAAGGTAGTTACTGAGCTGTAAATCAAACCTCCTCTCCCCACCATCAAGAACAGGGCTCAGAGAGGAGACATGCTTGGCAGCAGCTGTCATTTGCATGCACAAACATCCCGGGGCCCCTCCTGATAGTTCCTGTGTGCCAGTCAGCAGCGCATGTATCACATCTGAGTCACAGTGGGTGGACAGCTTCTGAACTGGTTGGCAAACACAACTGAAACACACCAACCTGTGTAggatttctttcatttttgtgtaCTTGGGTACTCTTATTGATAATAAAAAACAGCACAGGTAGTTatgaccaaaagaaaagtaggGAGTGTCCTGGTATCAGCATGTCAAAAAGGAGTCTTAAAAAAGATTAAGATTGCCAAAAGTTGGTATaaattgctttaattaaaatcttCAAATACAAAACTCACAAGCATTGGAATAAACAACATTTTTAGAAAAGTTCTAAAAAGAAGCTACCAGGTAAATAATAACTTTGATGTTTTAGTTGCAACTTACATttttacaataataataataatatattattaacTTTTTGTTGACTGTATGTAAGACTTTCCATCTTACACTCTCTTTGCTTCTGTTATGGAACTTAGACAATGTAAACAAACTCAGCCTTCCTCGTTTCTGATCTATGTCATCCCCTGATACATAACCCTTCACAGAATGCATCTGCTCCATGGATGCACACACTCCTTTGACACACTGACACATAACCTTTTTAGTGTGCAGGTTTTCATCACAGCTACAAAAGTACATCAGTTTTGAAAGTCATCTCATTAAAAAAGGTTCCCTGCCCTGCATTAAACCCCATGTAGCTAGTAGCATCTTTTTAAAGCTTAAAAAGGGAGGTACAGTAGTGTGGGGTTGttcttctctgctgtgctcatAAATATAAGGCATTGAGAGTGGTGTGGGTTACGTACCTTCAAGAAAAGTAGATGCAAATAAATATATGCAGAAGGCCTCACTACTCTCCTAGGCTTTTTGTTGCCCTGGGGATCAGCAGCCTGTGTGCCACGGGGAGCTATTGCTGGCACAGCCAACTGCAACAGGGTGTGCATGGGGAAGgctcagctggggagaaaagCCACCACCAACACGGATTTCTGTCCAAAATCACTGTTTTTCCAGTAGGAAGGATGTCAGCCTGACTGGGCACTTCTGTCCCCAGGATGCTCTATAGCAGCTCTGGTGGTTGAGGGGTGAGTGGCTTCCTCAGCGTCTTTCCTATCCCATTTCCCCATAACAAAAGAGACCTGGGTGCATTAGGGAGTGTAAAACAGAGAGAGCTTGAGAGCTTTACCTGTGCATAGGTTTAGGAAAGTCCTTTCCAGCTCAACTGCCTGCAGAGAGGTGCAGGTTGGAGAGTCATGAGCACTCACTGTGCAGCCTCCTGAGCACAGAGGGTTATTGCCAGGGCCTGGTGGGCTCCTCTCCTTTTCATGCAGGGAAGAAGTGTGTGATGGCAGAATTTGACCACCCTACAGGAGCAGCCTGCATTTCCTGCATCAACAACTTGCCtttggaaagcacagagccacagctccatCTTGTGACTGAACAATCCTAGCTTGAGAAAAATGTGTGTTGTCTCCCCAAATCTAATAGAGGATCTGGTTTCTCTGCAAGGCCTTTGCCCCTGCAAGCACCCTGACCTTGGTTTGCTTTGTGTGTCCAGACTTTCCAGCCCAAGATACCCTCAGCAACCACAACCCCCTCTCAGGCTTCCCCACCTAGTGCGAGGTCACAGCTGTACAGCTCAAATAAAAACCCTGCTTATCCTTTCTGAAGGCAAGCTTTTGAAGAAACTGCTTTAGGAGCTGTGCTTGCagaaaggggagggagaggggaggttGCAGTGCCTGGGTGGGCAGAGCCCCAGGTAATGTGAGAAACTCCCTGCGTGATGTGGAGAAGAGTTCCATGCTCAAGCACAGTGACAGGCTAGATCAAGAGCAAAACCAGCACCTGCCTGGTCTTGTTCTACCTGGATAATTCTCCTGGAATCTTCCTTGTACCAATTACCCAGTGGGACCTTAGTCTTCCCCAGCTAACAGTTGTACTACTGCTGCAACATTTGCATCCTTTACCAGAATTAAATCCCGTGATAGAAATGTGAATTTCTAGGATTAGAATTTCCTACTAGGCAAATGCTTTACATTTATCCTGAGTGTGTGTATTGACCACTTAAATGCAAGCAATAGCTTTGGCATTTTTGATAACATAAAAGCCATAGGAGAAGGCTGGAAGGCCAAGCAGTCTGCCAGGACCAAGGGGCTTTTCCATAAGCTCTGGCAGTGTTTCATCATCCAGCATCCGTAGCACATGGCCGTTCAGCTCAATAGAcctggagagggacagagagactGTTTGGGCAGCTGTACTCTGTTTGCCATCGAGTACAAACTGCTCTGGGCCTGAGTGTAAACATTAACTCAGcccaaagccaaaccaaacTTCCCTTGaatgtgtgtgtacacacacacacacacacacacacacacacacacagacatctGCAGCACTCCCACTACAAGGACTCCTTCAGAGTGGTAGCACAAGCACATTTAAAAgtacatttctttctcttccagtaAGGTCAACAGCTAAACAGGCTTTGAAAAGTACaaatttaaattgctttttctcctgaaaatattaatttttttttttttgccaacaGAGCAGATCTTTTCCCTATGGATGCATTAACAATGACAACAAAAAGATCCCACCCACATACAAAGTCTGAACATGTTGCTGTAAATCAGGAGCTAGCACTTGGGAAAGCAATATACCTGtgcttgtgaaaaaaaaaaccaaaaacaaaaacccaaaaaaacaaaccaggacTTTAGCAGCTGGTCCAGAACACTGACACCTGCTAGGATAAACTTCCAAATTAACATCAAGTAAATGTCCTTATAACTTAGTAAGCTTTCAGCAGCCTGAGTTTAGGCTGATTTGACAGAAGTCAGATCTtactgaaaaaaccccagatgAATGAATGGTAACCTCTTCTTTCCCCTTGCAAATTGAATAAGGTGAGGTTTTAAAGACCATCTAAGCCTACTCACAGTCTTTCCACAGGGACCGGAGGAATTGCAACTTACCTGGAAAGAATATTCTCTTTGCCATGAGGAAGTAAGAGGTACTGATCCACATGCTTGCTCGATAGGTAATCTGGTAGCTCCAAATGTTGAGTGACATTGTAGAGGTTTAAGGCAAACAGTGTCACATCCCCTTCTCTGTACTTTGGGCTGCAAGGCAAGAGAAGGTGGTGGGGATCAGAATAATATGTGACCTTGCAGTGTCCCAAATGGCATCTGTTGGCCTGGGGGTGGCCACGGGCTCAGTTTCCAGGCTATTTCTCCCTTTCTGGAGGCTTACTTGTGGCTGCTTGTGCAGTGGAGGTAGACACGGAGCTTCCTCTTGttggctcctgccaggctgaCCTGCAGCACCTTGGTACCCACCAGCTTCTTGTAGAGCAGTGAGAGCCAGTAGTCCTGGGAGGCACAAGAACACATGGAAACATTTGTGTACATGCCAGGTGCTCCACACAGTGCTTAATCTAACCTTAATTTTGAAGCTCATGTCAAGGGGTTTTCCCCATAGCTTTTTGCTTTACCAAGCTTTTCACATCTACTTAAATTCACACACCATGCTAAAAGGGAAGCCCTGCCTGCGAGCAGCTGTGTTTAGAAGGTACCTTAGACACATTTTCCCCTTCATAGGGAACTCTCAGAGCTCTGTCAGGGAGAGATTGTGCTTTCAAAATGCCCTTCTGAAGGGTACAGAGAACCTCAGGACTGAATGTACAAGTGTAAgctgcccttcctgcaggaaaggTTGTACCTAAGGCACAGGTGCAGCACCAGAAAGGAAGTCCTAGACTTTAACCCCTTTAACATTGTACTTCTGAACAGGTATCAGGATTGATTTCTAAACCTGAGTCACAAATGTATCCTCTGACACTCCAGGATGATGCCTCAGAGCAGGGCAATGCCCAGTGCAGACTCATTTTTTCCAGGTCTTTCCTGGCTTTCAGAGAGCTTCTCCCAGCTCATTTGTTGGTCTTTGAGGTTTTCTTAGGAGGAAAACCATTGTGTTTCTCCTCTGACTCACCACAAGCCCAGGAAGTTACTTTTGCTATCAGCCTTCATTCTGTATCCCTCTGCAAGGAAATGCAACCTTCTGACACTGATATGCTTCCTCATTTCCCAGCTAGCTACAGCTGGGTTTGGATTTCCCTGCCTCTGAAGCATTATTGGCTTGGTTAACATCTGTACTCTGTGTAGGTGAGGAAAAGGGCACACAGTTTCAGTCCaaattaaatctatttaaatGAGGGAATGAAAAGCCAAGAGTCACAAGCCTGATGATGCAGCCTCTGGCAAAGGAAGCAGCTGAGCAAATAGGATGGAAAATCCCTGTATGCTGGGTTTTCTTTTAGGCTGGCTCTATGACCACCAGTGAAAATCACAATTtggaagcagaaaaatgagaggaaatCTAAAAAGGAAGATGCCGTCCTCTCACCCCAATCTAAGTGCTGGTAGTACAAAGAAATGTGCCGTTTCTGCAAGAACTATGTATAGTTCATATAATGAAGTTTCATCATAGCAAAGTATATTTCCTAATAAATCAAACTCTGCTAAATGtatatttcaatttaattatCCCTCAGCCACAACTGTAGGATGAATATGCTCATGACCTATAACACTTGAGTGTTGACTTCATGGTGGCCTGGTTTTCACATGGAATAGAATTGATTTTAATatctctttttcctgctgtttatAAACTACACATCACTCAGCTGAGGAGTAgtcaaaccaaaacaagccaTCCAGAAAAACCTTGTGAGATCCAGGAGCTTCTATGTACAAACCAGAGCATCCTGTCCCACGAATCAgtttctgctgtgctgaagaCTGGCTGCACCCCTGCAGCTGGAGTAAATATCTAGtgtgcatacatatatatgtaataaTACATTAACCTGTAGTGGAGCATGAGATAGCTTTAGGTGCAAGGATACCTGTGACCATCCAAGCAAAAAAAGGTGTTGTTAGAATAGCTGACTTGTCCctccacagccagagctgcctgtgcagagGTGCATTCAGGGGGTGTTTACATACCGGCAAAGGCTCAAAGTTGGCGTCCACCAGGTGATAGGTCCCTGCCCCGAAGAAAACCTGTCTCATTACCACATCAAtcccctgcctggctgaaaGCCCGAGTTTGTCCAACCACCTGCCAAAAAATGAGGCAAATATCATGCAGATGAAAGCGCTGACCTCGGCAGTACTCTGTTGCCCCTCTCAAACCAGATCgggaagcaggaaaacaaaacttaGTGAGTGATGCTGACTTCCTTAAAAGCACACAACTAATTTCAAGTCTTGCATTGattacatgaaaaaataatttcagtccACCCCTTGAAGTCCAAGTTGGTGGGAACAGTTGCTCCATTCCCCTGTTTGTAGGTGGTGGAAACAAGGAGTGACAGCAGGTTCTCCTGAGCTGGCCAAGGGTCTGAAGGCTGAGAGAAATCATCACACCAACAACAAGGTTGCCTGTCATTATCAGACTTTGACTTGCTGGCCCACCATGCCCTGATAAAAAGTCATCATGTCTTATAGGATGGAAAAAACTGTTCCCACTCCCCAGGAAGCCTGAGGAGGCCACATTTCTCCTGTGGGGCAGCCCCATTCAGCTGTCAAAATGCATAATTTCCCCATATCTGGGACACAGTACTCACATAAAACCTGCAACATAAGTGTTAGACA
The window above is part of the Molothrus ater isolate BHLD 08-10-18 breed brown headed cowbird chromosome 4, BPBGC_Mater_1.1, whole genome shotgun sequence genome. Proteins encoded here:
- the COQ2 gene encoding 4-hydroxybenzoate polyprenyltransferase, mitochondrial, whose amino-acid sequence is MAAALLARLCRGVPGLRDTLGLRAARPPLAAAAAAAPPLLFRRPAAPPGPRSFSAAELVRAAPAPLQPYLRLMRLHQPAGTWLLYLPCTWSIGLAAAPGCLPDWRMLSLFGVGAVLMRGAGCTINDMWDRDYDRQVARTASRPLAAGDISTFQSLVFLGGQLSLALCVLLCLNYYSIILGASSLFLVITYPLMKRITYWPQLVLGFTFNWGALLGWSAIKGSCEWSVCLPLYFAGVMWTLVYDTIYAHQDKRDDIMIGVKSTALHFKKDTKQWLSGFSLAMLLSLCVAGMNCNQTLPYYSAVAAVGAHLAHQIYTLDIDKPEDCWKKFASNRTVGILLFIGIVLGNLWK